The following are from one region of the Alicyclobacillus fastidiosus genome:
- a CDS encoding ROK family transcriptional regulator, translating into MTRTGDQSYIKNLNRSIVLNLLRYHGPLSRVEIARRTGLTKATISSIVDELIGEKYVLELGHVPSGGVGRRAVLLEFNPGVGSVIGVELGVDFIKVLLLDLSAQVIKMTESGIQETRSPERVVRQMSEMIQSVMADAPDSPLGVIGVGIGIPGLVDAKRGVVLNAPNLHWKGVHLKSMLQYELSLPVVLDNEANAGAMGEQLFGAGKGVSNMVYISIGTGIGTGIILNNQLIRGEGGIAGEFGHMTIDRSGPTCSCGNHGCLEIYASEKAMLDQYQQLTGTRKSLPEIARLAQSGDAHASAAIRSAASYLGIGAASLVNGLNPALILVGSRVGDASQLIIDTVDETIRDRSFTEPFSPTRIRNSALGDLTCAIGAASLVLHDHFSGPAA; encoded by the coding sequence GTGACCAGAACCGGGGATCAATCCTATATTAAAAATTTAAACCGTTCCATTGTGTTAAACCTCTTGCGATATCATGGGCCGCTGTCGCGCGTCGAGATCGCGCGGCGCACCGGACTGACAAAAGCTACGATTTCGAGTATTGTCGACGAGCTGATCGGCGAAAAGTACGTTTTGGAATTAGGCCACGTGCCGTCGGGGGGCGTCGGCCGCAGAGCGGTCCTACTCGAGTTTAACCCCGGTGTCGGCAGCGTGATCGGCGTGGAGCTGGGCGTCGATTTCATCAAGGTGCTGCTCCTCGACTTATCGGCACAAGTCATCAAAATGACCGAAAGCGGCATCCAAGAAACGCGGAGCCCGGAACGCGTCGTGCGGCAGATGTCCGAGATGATTCAATCGGTGATGGCCGATGCTCCAGACTCCCCACTGGGCGTCATCGGAGTAGGAATCGGGATTCCGGGACTTGTCGATGCAAAGCGCGGTGTCGTATTAAATGCGCCCAACCTGCACTGGAAAGGCGTTCATTTGAAATCCATGTTGCAATATGAGCTGAGCCTGCCTGTCGTCTTAGACAACGAGGCCAACGCTGGCGCAATGGGTGAGCAGTTGTTCGGCGCAGGCAAGGGAGTCTCCAACATGGTGTACATCAGCATCGGGACCGGTATCGGTACGGGCATCATCTTGAACAACCAACTGATCCGCGGTGAGGGTGGGATCGCAGGGGAGTTCGGTCACATGACCATCGACCGTAGCGGCCCCACATGCTCGTGTGGCAATCACGGGTGCCTCGAGATCTACGCATCCGAAAAGGCCATGCTCGACCAGTATCAACAGCTGACGGGTACGCGAAAGTCACTTCCCGAGATCGCCCGGCTCGCGCAATCGGGTGATGCACATGCCAGCGCGGCCATCCGCTCGGCGGCAAGCTATCTCGGCATTGGCGCGGCATCGCTCGTCAACGGCCTGAATCCCGCCCTTATCCTCGTGGGCAGTCGCGTCGGCGACGCGAGCCAGCTGATTATCGATACGGTCGACGAAACCATACGCGACCGAAGCTTCACGGAACCCTTTTCACCCACTCGTATTCGCAACTCCGCATTGGGCGACTTAACTTGCGCAATCGGCGCCGCTTCCCTTGTCCTTCACGATCACTTCTCTGGACCCGCGGCTTAG
- the cdaS gene encoding sporulation-specific diadenylate cyclase CdaS, with the protein MAEVTQTTYALPASIKDKLKLEIEQIRREINLLFNDLDRNDHCILCEFEKIHEVLRGLHATAATSYLQTYLAPYTDNYQAISIAVQHLSERRHGALIVVQREESLDKLIHSGIPIGATLSSSLLESIFFPGGPLHDGAVLVRDNEIISASNVLPVSNIAVGESKLGTRHRAAIGLSQHSDALILIVSEETGATSFAFGGKLFPFSATQIHG; encoded by the coding sequence GTGGCAGAGGTAACACAAACGACCTACGCGTTACCCGCTTCAATCAAAGACAAACTAAAGCTTGAAATTGAGCAGATCCGGCGCGAGATAAACCTTTTGTTCAACGACCTGGATCGCAATGACCACTGCATTCTCTGTGAGTTTGAAAAAATTCACGAGGTCCTCCGGGGATTACACGCGACAGCCGCCACGTCCTATTTACAAACGTACCTAGCACCCTATACGGACAACTATCAAGCCATCTCTATTGCGGTTCAGCATCTCTCAGAGCGCAGACACGGAGCACTTATCGTCGTTCAGCGCGAAGAGTCACTCGACAAATTGATTCATTCTGGTATCCCCATCGGGGCGACGTTGTCCAGTTCGCTGCTGGAATCTATTTTTTTCCCTGGAGGACCACTTCACGACGGAGCGGTACTCGTCCGGGACAATGAGATCATCTCCGCAAGCAACGTTCTCCCCGTCTCGAATATAGCCGTGGGCGAGTCCAAACTAGGTACGCGGCATCGCGCTGCAATCGGCCTGTCTCAGCATAGTGACGCCCTAATTCTCATCGTCTCGGAAGAGACCGGCGCCACATCCTTCGCGTTTGGCGGAAAACTGTTTCCGTTTAGCGCCACCCAAATCCACGGCTGA
- a CDS encoding ATP-binding protein gives MRWVGRLNLRALFAPRSLRYQLLSRSLLILSGLLLFIGALQYVFMSHFLFQNTAQNLRNQVNAVPPEMWTSTMTGPDREQNGHPPLGFMNPDTTVSFIDQSGNIYVYPNESSELSVLKLPESEYQAALAYGERNKQYQLMTDKSGVKEMVVLTPVGRPDQPVGVVQVTTAVRPLQQILGNQLIIFICLALGALLAGVFTFIPTLRRTLVPLSEMSDTVARVNAGNMNERVSLTRPQTEIDLLAGSFNAMLERLSSAFESEREAKEKMRQFVADASHELRTPLTSIRGFVEILLRGAANQPAQLDMALRSMLIETERLSRLVQDLLTLAKLDRDMTFDMQPHDLDGVIGEMEPQLRLLAGTRHVEFQLDGNISVRCDKDRMKQVVLNLFQNAVDHTDPTAGRITVSLVQLADGARLAVSDNGPGVSEEHQLQLFERFYRIDAARTRAQGGAGLGLAITKSIVERHHGTITCESELGHGTSFAVWLPH, from the coding sequence ATGAGATGGGTTGGTCGGTTGAATCTTCGCGCGCTGTTCGCCCCTCGCTCGCTCAGATATCAGTTGTTATCGCGGTCCTTGTTGATTCTGTCGGGTCTCTTGTTGTTCATTGGCGCTCTGCAGTACGTGTTCATGAGCCATTTTCTGTTTCAGAACACGGCGCAAAACTTACGCAACCAAGTTAATGCGGTTCCGCCTGAAATGTGGACGAGCACGATGACGGGGCCCGACCGCGAACAAAATGGTCATCCTCCGCTCGGGTTTATGAACCCGGACACCACTGTCTCGTTCATCGATCAATCCGGCAACATCTACGTCTACCCCAACGAGTCCTCAGAACTGTCCGTCCTGAAGTTGCCGGAGAGCGAGTATCAAGCGGCGTTGGCTTACGGTGAGCGCAATAAACAATACCAGCTCATGACCGACAAGTCGGGTGTCAAAGAGATGGTGGTGCTCACTCCGGTCGGGCGACCTGACCAACCGGTAGGTGTCGTTCAAGTCACGACGGCCGTGCGCCCGTTGCAGCAGATACTTGGCAATCAGCTCATCATCTTCATCTGTCTGGCACTTGGCGCGCTGCTGGCAGGGGTGTTTACGTTCATTCCAACGCTAAGGCGCACGCTCGTCCCGCTCTCCGAAATGTCGGATACGGTGGCGCGGGTGAACGCGGGGAATATGAACGAGCGCGTGTCTCTGACGCGACCGCAAACGGAAATTGATCTGTTGGCCGGGTCGTTCAATGCCATGCTCGAACGGCTTTCCTCTGCCTTTGAGTCAGAACGAGAGGCGAAGGAGAAGATGCGTCAATTCGTTGCGGATGCCTCACACGAATTGCGCACTCCGCTCACATCCATACGCGGGTTTGTCGAAATCCTGCTTCGAGGCGCGGCGAACCAGCCTGCACAACTCGACATGGCGCTTCGGAGCATGTTGATCGAAACAGAGCGACTATCGCGCCTAGTGCAGGACTTACTGACGCTAGCGAAGCTGGATCGCGATATGACGTTTGACATGCAACCTCACGATCTCGATGGTGTCATTGGCGAGATGGAACCACAGCTCCGCCTGCTCGCCGGGACAAGACACGTCGAATTTCAGCTGGACGGGAACATTTCTGTCCGATGTGACAAGGACCGTATGAAGCAGGTGGTGTTGAACTTGTTCCAAAATGCGGTCGATCACACCGATCCGACAGCGGGGCGCATAACGGTGTCACTCGTGCAACTAGCCGACGGGGCACGGTTGGCGGTTTCGGACAACGGCCCTGGCGTTTCGGAAGAACACCAATTGCAGTTATTTGAACGCTTTTATCGGATTGACGCCGCGCGTACGCGCGCGCAAGGAGGTGCGGGCCTGGGGCTGGCCATCACGAAATCGATCGTGGAACGCCATCACGGAACGATCACCTGCGAGAGTGAACTCGGCCATGGCACGTCGTTCGCCGTTTGGCTTCCCCATTAA